A region of Reichenbachiella carrageenanivorans DNA encodes the following proteins:
- a CDS encoding nucleotide exchange factor GrpE: protein MAKNNKKADKKSEETVVEEPQINNEENTVENEETKEEPKEELSAEEKLQAEVSESKDKYLRLYSEFENFRRRTSKEKLELISSANESLLQALLPVLDDFERAEQSITEEADIKSVKEGVDLIYNKFKSILEQKGIKKIEADKGSEFDVEYHEAITQIPAPEESLKGKIVDVVEKGYQLNDKVIRFAKVVTGA, encoded by the coding sequence ATGGCAAAAAACAATAAAAAAGCTGACAAGAAGTCGGAAGAGACAGTAGTGGAAGAACCACAAATAAATAACGAGGAGAACACTGTCGAAAATGAAGAGACTAAGGAAGAACCAAAGGAGGAATTAAGTGCCGAAGAAAAACTTCAGGCCGAGGTGAGCGAATCGAAAGACAAATACCTGAGATTATATTCTGAATTTGAAAACTTTAGAAGAAGAACTTCAAAAGAGAAATTAGAATTGATTAGTTCGGCCAATGAAAGCCTACTACAAGCACTATTACCTGTATTAGACGATTTCGAAAGAGCTGAACAATCGATAACTGAAGAAGCAGATATCAAATCTGTAAAAGAAGGTGTCGACTTGATTTACAACAAGTTTAAAAGTATCCTTGAGCAAAAAGGAATTAAAAAAATCGAAGCCGACAAAGGTTCCGAATTTGATGTAGAGTATCACGAAGCTATCACACAAATCCCTGCGCCAGAAGAGTCGCTAAAAGGTAAGATTGTGGATGTAGTAGAAAAGGGCTACCAGCTCAATGACAAAGTGATCAGATTTGCGAAAGTGGTAACCGGAGCATAA
- the dnaJ gene encoding molecular chaperone DnaJ has translation MAKRDYYEVLGVSKSATADEIKKAYRKLAIKYHPDKNPDDKQAEENFKEAAEAYEVLSDAQKKQRYDQFGHAGMGGASGGGGFGGGGMSMDDIFSQFGDIFGGGGGGGSPFDSFFGGGGGGRGRVRKGTNLRIKLKLTLEDVAHGVEKKIKVNRLVVADGVTFKTCQSCQGSGQVKKVVNTMLGQMVSASTCPTCNGAGQSIDNRPNGVDSSGLTYKEEVIPVKIPAGVVDGMQLSMSGKGNEAPGGGVPGDLLIVVEEQEGDELKREGNNIVFDLYLNFVDAVLGTSIEVPTIDGKVKIKIEQGTQSGKILRLRGKGIKDINGYGKGDQLIHVNIWTPKTLSKDEKEKLESMRDSDNFTPNPGKGEKGFFEKIKEFF, from the coding sequence ATGGCAAAAAGAGATTATTACGAAGTACTGGGAGTGTCCAAATCTGCTACAGCAGATGAAATCAAAAAAGCTTATCGCAAGCTGGCAATCAAATATCACCCCGACAAAAACCCAGACGACAAACAAGCAGAAGAGAACTTTAAAGAAGCTGCAGAAGCATACGAAGTGCTCAGCGATGCACAGAAAAAGCAGCGCTACGATCAGTTTGGCCATGCCGGTATGGGCGGAGCCTCTGGTGGAGGTGGATTTGGTGGTGGAGGTATGTCTATGGACGATATCTTCTCTCAGTTTGGAGACATCTTTGGTGGTGGTGGAGGTGGCGGCAGCCCATTCGATAGCTTCTTCGGAGGTGGAGGAGGTGGTCGTGGCAGAGTTCGCAAAGGCACCAACCTTCGTATTAAACTCAAACTGACACTAGAGGATGTAGCTCACGGTGTAGAAAAGAAAATCAAAGTAAATCGATTGGTCGTAGCCGACGGAGTTACTTTCAAGACCTGTCAATCTTGTCAAGGAAGCGGTCAGGTCAAAAAAGTAGTGAATACCATGCTTGGCCAAATGGTGTCGGCCTCTACTTGTCCTACATGTAACGGCGCAGGCCAAAGCATCGACAACAGGCCTAATGGCGTGGATAGTTCCGGATTGACTTACAAAGAAGAAGTAATCCCTGTGAAAATCCCTGCTGGTGTAGTAGACGGCATGCAGCTCTCTATGTCTGGCAAAGGAAACGAAGCCCCAGGAGGTGGCGTACCAGGTGATTTACTGATCGTAGTAGAAGAACAAGAAGGTGATGAACTCAAAAGAGAGGGCAACAATATCGTATTCGATCTGTACCTCAACTTTGTAGATGCCGTTTTAGGTACGTCTATAGAAGTGCCTACAATCGACGGCAAAGTGAAGATCAAAATCGAACAGGGCACCCAAAGCGGTAAAATATTGAGACTGCGAGGCAAAGGCATCAAGGACATCAATGGCTATGGAAAAGGAGACCAGCTCATCCACGTGAATATTTGGACTCCAAAGACGTTGTCGAAAGATGAAAAGGAAAAGCTCGAAAGTATGAGAGACTCTGACAACTTCACGCCTAACCCTGGCAAAGGAGAAAAAGGCTTTTTTGAAAAGATCAAGGAATTCTTTTAG
- the obgE gene encoding GTPase ObgE, producing the protein MASTNFIDHVRFCSRSGNGGPGSVHFRREKHVPKGGPDGGNGGRGGHIILRGNRQLWTLLHLRYKKHAIAEDGKPGEGGNRSGSEGKDIILEVPLGTIAKDAETGETRVEILEDGQEIILTPGGRGGLGNDNFKTATNQTPHYAQPGEDGIEEWIVLELKVLADVGLVGFPNAGKSTLLSVLSEAKPEIANYPFTTLVPNLGVVAYRDHKSFVMADIPGIIEGAAEGKGLGIRFLRHIERNSILLFMVPADADDIRKEYEILLKELTKYNPELLDKQRMLAITKSDMLDDELMEEMKKEVPTELPSIFISSVAQKNLDPLKDMIWQSINA; encoded by the coding sequence GTGGCATCTACTAACTTCATTGATCATGTAAGGTTTTGTTCTCGTTCGGGAAATGGCGGACCAGGCTCCGTTCACTTTCGGAGAGAAAAACACGTCCCCAAAGGAGGACCCGACGGCGGCAATGGTGGGCGTGGTGGACACATTATCCTAAGAGGCAATCGCCAGCTATGGACACTCCTCCACTTGCGCTATAAAAAGCACGCCATCGCTGAGGATGGGAAACCTGGAGAAGGCGGCAATCGAAGCGGCTCAGAAGGCAAAGATATCATACTAGAAGTGCCACTAGGCACGATAGCCAAAGATGCCGAAACAGGAGAAACCAGAGTAGAAATTCTAGAAGATGGACAAGAAATCATCCTTACCCCAGGTGGTCGAGGAGGTCTAGGCAACGACAATTTTAAAACAGCTACCAACCAAACCCCACACTATGCCCAACCTGGAGAAGATGGCATAGAAGAATGGATCGTGCTTGAACTAAAAGTACTTGCAGATGTAGGACTTGTGGGTTTCCCAAACGCAGGAAAATCTACACTACTGTCTGTCTTGTCCGAAGCCAAACCAGAAATTGCCAATTATCCATTTACAACGTTGGTTCCTAATTTAGGCGTGGTTGCCTATCGCGATCACAAATCATTCGTGATGGCAGATATACCTGGAATCATCGAAGGGGCAGCAGAAGGCAAAGGATTAGGCATCCGGTTTTTGCGACACATAGAAAGAAATTCCATCCTGCTTTTCATGGTCCCTGCCGATGCAGACGACATAAGAAAAGAATACGAAATTCTACTCAAAGAACTCACCAAGTACAACCCCGAACTACTAGACAAACAAAGGATGCTAGCCATCACCAAATCGGATATGCTCGACGATGAGCTCATGGAAGAAATGAAAAAAGAAGTTCCCACAGAGCTCCCCTCCATATTTATCTCTAGTGTGGCTCAAAAAAACCTCGACCCACTAAAAGATATGATCTGGCAAAGTATCAATGCTTAA
- a CDS encoding ABC transporter ATP-binding protein yields the protein MNLVKINGVSKSYGDHQALNNIEFSIPENSIFGLLGPNGAGKTTLIRIITQIILPDKGQVFFRDVPMLAEDVRKIGYLPEERGLYKKMKVSDQLVFLARLKGMTRSDAVASIRHWMEKLDIMAWHNKNVEDLSKGMQQKIQFIATVVHNPSLIILDEPFSGFDPVNANLIKDEILELKEKGATIIFSTHRMESVEELCDQITLIHHAKILIHGAKKDIKNQYRNHTFIAEHVGDIPLANQGFEVLQTTPLEDGVVRSEIKISETLSVNDLVNYITSKTQIISINEKIPSINDIFISTVKPSGHA from the coding sequence TTGAACTTAGTAAAAATTAATGGTGTATCTAAATCCTACGGAGACCACCAAGCACTAAACAATATCGAATTTAGCATACCCGAAAACAGTATATTCGGCCTCCTCGGCCCCAATGGGGCTGGCAAGACTACCCTGATTCGAATTATTACACAGATCATCCTGCCAGACAAAGGGCAGGTGTTTTTTAGAGACGTACCTATGTTGGCCGAAGACGTACGTAAGATCGGCTACCTGCCTGAAGAGCGTGGGCTATACAAAAAGATGAAGGTATCTGACCAGCTCGTGTTTCTAGCTCGACTCAAAGGCATGACCCGTTCGGATGCTGTTGCGTCTATCCGCCATTGGATGGAAAAACTCGACATTATGGCATGGCACAACAAAAACGTAGAAGACCTATCCAAAGGTATGCAGCAAAAGATTCAATTCATTGCTACCGTTGTGCACAACCCTTCACTGATCATCTTGGACGAACCCTTTTCTGGATTCGACCCAGTAAATGCCAATCTCATCAAAGACGAAATATTAGAACTAAAAGAAAAAGGAGCCACAATTATATTTTCTACACATAGGATGGAATCTGTAGAGGAGCTTTGTGATCAAATCACGTTAATTCATCATGCTAAGATTTTGATCCATGGCGCCAAAAAGGACATTAAAAATCAATACCGAAATCACACCTTCATAGCAGAGCATGTGGGCGATATTCCTCTTGCGAATCAAGGGTTTGAGGTACTCCAAACTACACCATTAGAAGATGGTGTGGTCCGATCAGAAATCAAAATATCAGAAACTCTCTCGGTCAATGATCTGGTAAATTATATCACATCTAAAACTCAGATTATTTCCATCAAC